The DNA sequence ACTACGCCGAGCTCTCGCTCTTCACGGCGAGCATGCTCGGGTTCGCTCTCGCAGACGGACTCCTGATGGCGTTCGTCTTCTTCGAACTCGTCGGACTGTGTTCGTACCTCCTCATAGGATTCTGGTTCGACCGTCCGAGTGCGGCGAGCGCGGCGAAGAAGGCGTTCCTCGTCACGAGGTTCGGTGACTACTTCTTCCTTGTAGGAGTCGTCGGTGTCTTCGCAGCATTCGGCAACTTCGGCTTCACGGGTGAGAACTCGTTCCCGTCGACCGCAGCGACGATGATAGACGAGGGAGAAGCGATACTCGGACTCGCACCTGAGACGGGGGTCACGGTACTCGGGCTCCTCGTCTTAGGCGGTGTGATAGGCAAGAGTGCCCAGTTCCCTCTACATACATGGCTACCTGACGCGATGGAGGGTCCCACGACGGTCTCGGCGCTCATACACGCTGCGACGATGGTCGCCGCGGGTGTCTATCTCGTCGCGCGTCTCTTCCCACTCTACGCCCTCTCGTCGACCGCTCTCCTCGTGATAGCGATCGTCGGAGGAATCACGGCTCTCTACTCGGCGACTATCGCAGTCGTCGCAGACGACATAAAACGCGTACTCGCCTACTCGACTATATCCCAGTACGGATACATGATGATCGCTCTCGGCGCGGGAGGATACACCGCGGGGGTCTTCCATCTCATGAACCACGCCTTCTTCAAGGCGCTCCTCTTCCTCGGCGCGGGAAGCGTCATAATTGCCAACCACCACATAATGGACATGTGGGAGTACGGCGGTCTGAGGAAGAAGATGCCCGTGACCTACTACACATTCTTAGCGGGAGCGTTCGCTCTCGCGGGAATCGTGCCGTTCTCGGGATTCTGGAGTAAGGACGAGGTACTCGCAGTCGCCTTCAAGAACGCCGCGAACGAACCTCTCCTCTGGATACCCTTCGGAATGGGAATGGTCGCTGTACTCTTCACGGGGTACTACACCTTCCGGATGGTCGCACTCACCTTCCACGGCTCGCCGAGGTCGGAGCACTCTGAACACGCTTCCGAGAACTCCGCCGCGGTCAAGATACCCCTGATAGTTCTCGGTGTTCTCGCGACAGTCGTGGGATTCGTCAACGCAGCGCCGATAGGGATTCATCAGCTAGAACATTTCCTCCACTCGGGAAGTCTCAGGATGATTGCGGCGGAGAACGTCGGATACGTCGAGGAGTTCGAGGTCAGCTATGCTGTCACGGGACTCTCACTCGGTCTCGCTCTCATAGGAGCGTACCTCGGCTTCTCGGGGTACGCCGAGTCGCCGACGAGGAGGAAGGAAAGCTGGGGATTCACCCCTGTCCTCGAAAAGGGCTACTACGTCAACGACTTCCAGCTCTGGATCGCTGAGGGATTCACGCTTCCTCTCACGAAGTACCTCAACTCGTTCGACCTCGGCGTAGTCGACGGTGTCGTCAACGCAGTCTCGTCGACATCGAAGGGAAGTGGTGACGCGATGAGACGTATACAGACCGGGGTCGTGAGTAACTACGCCGCAGTGATCAGCTTCGGACTTGCGACGTTACTTCTCATAATCGGACTCTACGGAGGGTGGTTCTAATGAAGATAACAGCACTCATAGCCGTACCGATGGTAGCAGCACTCGTCACCCTCTTCATTAAGGGTGACAAGTCGAAGTACTTCGCCTTCGTGGCGTCTCTCGCACCTCTCGGGGTCAGTCTCTACATCTGGTCGCTCTTCGACTCGTCGGGAGG is a window from the Candidatus Afararchaeum irisae genome containing:
- the nuoL gene encoding NADH-quinone oxidoreductase subunit L, which gives rise to MAMIDYAWLVPVIPFVSFVLIFLGMVPGYVGKYSDGKRGIGGGASTVVGTLGVALSLGLSLLIFAETFGGHGEAHVVKQMTWTAASSVSLSFGILVDPLSALMIVIVTTVSFLVHVFSKGYMNDEGETGLPRYYAELSLFTASMLGFALADGLLMAFVFFELVGLCSYLLIGFWFDRPSAASAAKKAFLVTRFGDYFFLVGVVGVFAAFGNFGFTGENSFPSTAATMIDEGEAILGLAPETGVTVLGLLVLGGVIGKSAQFPLHTWLPDAMEGPTTVSALIHAATMVAAGVYLVARLFPLYALSSTALLVIAIVGGITALYSATIAVVADDIKRVLAYSTISQYGYMMIALGAGGYTAGVFHLMNHAFFKALLFLGAGSVIIANHHIMDMWEYGGLRKKMPVTYYTFLAGAFALAGIVPFSGFWSKDEVLAVAFKNAANEPLLWIPFGMGMVAVLFTGYYTFRMVALTFHGSPRSEHSEHASENSAAVKIPLIVLGVLATVVGFVNAAPIGIHQLEHFLHSGSLRMIAAENVGYVEEFEVSYAVTGLSLGLALIGAYLGFSGYAESPTRRKESWGFTPVLEKGYYVNDFQLWIAEGFTLPLTKYLNSFDLGVVDGVVNAVSSTSKGSGDAMRRIQTGVVSNYAAVISFGLATLLLIIGLYGGWF